The following are from one region of the Bacillota bacterium genome:
- a CDS encoding FtsX-like permease family protein, translated as MQMSMGFRDYLRLALSSLYQNKLRSALTLLGIVIGVASVITMVSIGEGARTEVTSQLEGLGSTMLFIQPNYFDQDVMMGQVVTISPEDVELLRQSSPALVYVSPQITARGVIKFASEEKKTTIVCTNDELAWMQGLAMDEGRFFSQSDIQSRRAVVVLGRDLADYLFGNMDPLGRRVRVNDTICSVIGIMKKRGQRAFSGGMDTEDMYAYLPITLARRALGVDQAQVVLTQAKDVNSVRDAKEQMENFLRRRFGRGHKFRVESAESMLESAKMILGILTAILGGIGSISLLVGGIGVMNIMMVTVTERTREIGIRKAIGAKNSHILRQFVTEAVVLCLVGGIVGILLGAIGAKIVSALSPIPAVVSPFAIIIAFASSSLVGLIFGVYPAYKAANLDPIQALRHE; from the coding sequence TTGCAGATGTCTATGGGCTTTAGAGATTATCTTCGTCTGGCGCTATCTAGTCTCTATCAGAATAAACTCAGGTCTGCGCTGACCTTGCTGGGGATAGTCATCGGAGTGGCCTCGGTGATAACCATGGTGTCTATAGGTGAAGGCGCCCGAACAGAAGTGACAAGCCAGCTCGAGGGATTGGGATCAACTATGTTGTTCATCCAGCCCAATTACTTCGACCAGGATGTAATGATGGGGCAGGTTGTCACAATATCTCCGGAAGATGTCGAGCTTCTTAGGCAATCCTCTCCGGCTCTAGTTTATGTGAGTCCCCAGATAACGGCAAGAGGCGTGATCAAGTTCGCAAGTGAAGAGAAGAAGACAACCATTGTATGCACCAATGATGAACTGGCCTGGATGCAAGGACTTGCCATGGATGAAGGCAGATTCTTCTCCCAGTCTGATATTCAGAGCAGGCGCGCAGTCGTCGTGCTGGGACGCGATCTTGCGGATTACCTCTTTGGGAATATGGATCCCCTTGGACGGCGCGTCCGGGTAAATGACACCATCTGTAGCGTCATTGGCATTATGAAGAAGAGAGGACAAAGGGCTTTCTCCGGGGGAATGGATACCGAGGATATGTACGCTTACCTTCCCATCACTCTGGCCAGGAGGGCCCTGGGTGTCGATCAGGCGCAAGTTGTGTTGACCCAGGCGAAAGATGTCAACTCGGTCAGAGATGCCAAAGAACAGATGGAGAACTTCCTCCGACGCAGATTTGGTCGCGGTCATAAATTTCGTGTCGAAAGCGCTGAGTCGATGCTGGAATCAGCTAAGATGATCCTCGGAATATTGACGGCCATTTTGGGCGGGATAGGAAGCATATCTCTCCTGGTAGGCGGAATTGGTGTGATGAATATAATGATGGTCACCGTGACGGAACGTACGCGTGAGATCGGGATACGAAAGGCCATCGGGGCCAAAAATAGCCACATATTACGACAATTTGTCACGGAAGCCGTAGTCTTGTGTCTGGTTGGCGGAATAGTAGGTATACTCCTGGGCGCTATAGGCGCGAAGATTGTGTCGGCACTGTCTCCCATCCCGGCCGTCGTTTCTCCTTTTGCGATAATCATCGCATTCGCGTCCAGCAGCCTTGTGGGCCTTATCTTCGGGGTATACCCCGCATATAAGGCTGCAAACCTGGATCCTATCCAGGCTTTGAGGCATGAATGA
- a CDS encoding efflux RND transporter periplasmic adaptor subunit: protein MKRLIAGILIIGIIISGSVLLARRTKGATGTLVEIGTARKGAFQVTVSCSGEIRSVKSLEIRSAVTGTIERILAQEGDQVKKGQDLLVFDTRDLSIQLNEAKAAVAGAEADLAELSLAPDGRDPQVEQARARLASAMARLQDVESGPSKSQIAQAKASLDEASVALSEARKSLEVTKALFAEGAVAKNTLDEAASKVKTAEARHRAAKEQYEELLKGPDEADIAIAKAEVKEAKTALAAAQDAERDKTRRRYAAEMRLKQMKASLSAIQARIAAAIVKSGIDGVVANMLVKEGQQAQEGMLLMNILDLSRLLVEARVDEVDIPKVRPGQWAVITVDAVPGTEFRGKIVKISPTAVMDGSVPKFKVDIELEGGAAILKPGMGADAEITVYQRKDAILVPSQAIVEREVDRPEAHFGGASSRLRKVVFKIEGDRVREVPVKVGMETALDVEILDGVSAGDKIVIGDYRALKNLKDGDRIRAKQENKSGAAKQRSGLQVGVAPS from the coding sequence GTGAAAAGGTTGATAGCAGGGATTTTGATAATAGGTATCATCATCAGCGGGAGCGTCCTCCTTGCGAGGCGGACAAAGGGGGCGACAGGCACTCTTGTGGAAATCGGGACGGCGAGAAAGGGTGCATTTCAGGTTACAGTTTCGTGTTCTGGCGAGATAAGATCCGTCAAGTCATTGGAAATACGGAGCGCAGTCACCGGAACGATCGAGAGGATCCTGGCGCAAGAGGGAGATCAGGTGAAAAAAGGGCAAGATTTACTTGTCTTTGATACCCGCGACCTTTCCATACAACTCAATGAGGCAAAGGCAGCGGTAGCTGGAGCTGAAGCGGATCTGGCAGAATTATCCCTCGCCCCTGACGGGCGGGATCCTCAAGTTGAGCAGGCCCGGGCGCGACTGGCGTCTGCGATGGCAAGATTACAGGACGTGGAGTCAGGTCCCAGTAAGTCACAGATTGCTCAGGCCAAGGCGTCCCTGGATGAGGCATCGGTGGCCCTTTCCGAGGCTCGGAAAAGCCTTGAGGTCACTAAAGCCCTTTTCGCCGAAGGGGCTGTGGCAAAGAATACGCTCGATGAGGCGGCGTCCAAGGTCAAGACGGCTGAAGCCAGGCATAGAGCGGCGAAGGAACAATATGAAGAGCTGCTCAAAGGACCTGATGAAGCGGATATCGCCATCGCTAAAGCTGAGGTAAAGGAAGCAAAGACTGCCTTGGCCGCGGCTCAGGATGCAGAGCGTGATAAAACCCGGCGCAGGTATGCCGCTGAGATGCGCCTCAAGCAAATGAAGGCGTCCTTGAGCGCCATCCAGGCCAGAATTGCGGCGGCCATTGTGAAGAGCGGCATCGACGGGGTTGTAGCAAATATGCTGGTCAAGGAAGGTCAGCAGGCGCAAGAAGGTATGCTGCTTATGAATATCCTGGATCTAAGCCGCCTTCTTGTAGAAGCCAGAGTAGATGAGGTTGATATTCCCAAAGTCCGTCCCGGCCAATGGGCGGTGATAACTGTAGACGCGGTTCCCGGGACCGAATTCCGTGGGAAGATAGTTAAGATCTCCCCTACGGCGGTAATGGACGGTTCTGTCCCCAAATTCAAAGTTGATATAGAACTCGAGGGCGGGGCCGCGATTCTGAAGCCAGGCATGGGAGCGGATGCTGAAATCACAGTGTATCAGCGAAAAGATGCCATCCTGGTGCCAAGCCAGGCCATTGTGGAACGCGAAGTTGATAGGCCCGAGGCTCATTTTGGCGGGGCCTCTTCCCGCTTGAGGAAGGTAGTCTTCAAAATAGAAGGAGATCGTGTGCGCGAGGTCCCGGTAAAGGTCGGGATGGAGACCGCTCTCGATGTGGAGATCCTCGATGGAGTGAGCGCTGGAGATAAGATCGTAATTGGTGACTACAGGGCATTGAAGAACCTCAAGGACGGGGATCGAATCAGGGCCAAGCAGGAAAATAAGAGTGGAGCCGCAAAACAGAGAAGTGGCCTCCAGGTAGGGGTGGCGCCTTCATGA
- a CDS encoding ABC transporter ATP-binding protein — translation MSSSGNAIEIVNVTKIYNSGEVKVHALRGVCLTVSSGEFIAIMGPSGSGKSTLMNIIGCLDRPTSGSYLLDGKEVSTLSSDELAEVRNKKLGFVFQTFNLLPKLTAVENVELPLVYAGVSLKERRERAMAALRAVGLGDRWGHRPNQLSGGQAQRVAVARALVNNPSIILADEPTGNLDSKSGKDVMNLLMEMNKTGITIVMVTHDSTIASFAERVIYIRDGEIVPELSGIPPEPGALGTRTL, via the coding sequence ATGAGTTCTTCGGGTAATGCCATTGAGATTGTCAATGTAACAAAGATCTACAATTCTGGCGAAGTGAAGGTCCATGCATTGAGGGGCGTCTGTCTTACTGTCTCATCCGGTGAGTTCATCGCCATCATGGGACCTTCTGGGTCCGGGAAGTCTACGCTCATGAACATAATCGGCTGCCTTGACAGGCCGACCTCTGGGTCATATTTGCTCGACGGGAAGGAAGTTTCCACTCTCTCGTCCGATGAACTGGCCGAGGTGCGAAACAAGAAGCTGGGCTTTGTGTTTCAAACCTTCAACCTTTTGCCCAAGCTTACAGCCGTGGAGAATGTGGAGCTTCCCCTTGTTTACGCCGGTGTGAGTTTAAAGGAAAGACGGGAGAGAGCCATGGCTGCGCTGCGTGCCGTAGGACTCGGCGATAGGTGGGGACACAGGCCAAATCAGCTTTCCGGAGGCCAGGCCCAGAGGGTTGCCGTGGCACGAGCGCTGGTAAACAATCCTTCTATCATCCTGGCGGATGAGCCGACCGGCAACCTTGATTCAAAGTCAGGCAAGGATGTCATGAATCTGCTAATGGAGATGAACAAGACCGGGATTACGATAGTGATGGTGACTCATGACTCAACCATTGCGAGCTTTGCGGAGCGGGTCATATACATAAGAGACGGAGAGATCGTGCCAGAATTGTCAGGCATTCCCCCCGAGCCAGGCGCTCTCGGCACAAGGACCTTGTGA